The Pseudomonadota bacterium genome has a window encoding:
- a CDS encoding nuclear transport factor 2 family protein yields MNDILIEKDLIHETIANYCYYFDGAEFDKWVDMFTDDGIFDCGVLGVQEGKEALKAFTQSIPLTNGLPMMKHCIMNEVINVTGNSATAKSYFIMLRPNSDGISIISMSGRYTDELVKRNGSWLFKQRKLYIDAMESMS; encoded by the coding sequence ATGAATGACATATTAATAGAAAAAGATTTGATTCATGAAACAATAGCTAATTATTGTTATTATTTTGACGGTGCAGAGTTTGACAAATGGGTCGATATGTTTACTGACGATGGTATTTTTGATTGCGGCGTTTTGGGCGTGCAAGAAGGCAAAGAAGCACTTAAGGCTTTTACACAAAGCATTCCACTTACCAATGGTTTGCCGATGATGAAACATTGCATAATGAATGAAGTTATCAACGTTACCGGAAACAGTGCAACAGCAAAGAGCTATTTTATTATGTTAAGACCAAACAGTGATGGAATTTCTATTATCAGCATGTCCGGGCGTTATACGGACGAACTTGTTAAACGAAATGGCAGTTGGTTGTTCAAACAGCGCAAGCTTTATATAGATGCAATGGAAAGTATGTCTTAA
- a CDS encoding molybdopterin-dependent oxidoreductase, which produces MSSKQEVKTVCGMCIWACGVIASLEDGKIIKIKGDPDHPWNKGKLCPKAVRAIDSFYSPVRLKHPMKKVKGKFERISWDDALDTMSFELNKIKDNYGPEAWALIVGMAVQGQGFITMHFMQRFCDAFGSPNFITPETFCFLSGITANMLTMGKFPYADQKNSKCIVLWGHNPSASNFMAAERIKHGVENGSKLIVIDPRKIPLAKNADIFAQIRPGTDCALALALTKIIIEEELYDKQFVEKWTSGFDQLKEHIKNYDIKEASKITWIPQKTIGNIARTYASTKPASIVQGTNSLDQHPSGFQNNRALAILETITGNIDVPGGHLISGAFPNFAELRLPALLKGKNIGNEKFPLFAGDWTGQGMLIPDMILTGKPHPMKGLMINASNPVLTWPNSSKVKKALSSLDFLAVITTVPTETSELADLVLPGASYLERTEIWDGPLLGSMGYMSLRNKVAEYHECWSNVKFWLKLAKYMGYEEYFPWQDDNEVFKFVFKDTGVNLDEHLGKSNFIPYGGELKYKTYEETGFPTPTGKIELVSTIMQSVGFDALPSFIEPPESPISDPETAKEYPVILTTGSRVLLYTHSSYREAYLKDKKAPEPYAEIHPATAGYYGIGDGEVINVATKRGEIQIKARLTEDILPHVINIPHAWANSNVNLLTDEKSADPVTGYPALKALLCKIKPFGGV; this is translated from the coding sequence ATGAGCAGTAAACAAGAAGTAAAAACCGTTTGCGGGATGTGCATCTGGGCATGCGGTGTTATAGCGAGTCTTGAAGATGGAAAAATTATAAAAATCAAAGGTGATCCCGATCACCCCTGGAATAAAGGTAAGCTTTGCCCAAAGGCTGTAAGAGCTATTGATTCTTTTTATTCTCCTGTGCGTTTAAAACATCCTATGAAAAAGGTTAAGGGAAAATTTGAAAGAATTTCATGGGATGATGCCTTAGATACTATGTCTTTTGAGCTGAATAAAATCAAAGATAACTATGGCCCTGAAGCATGGGCTCTAATAGTTGGAATGGCAGTACAGGGACAGGGCTTTATTACAATGCATTTTATGCAAAGATTTTGTGATGCTTTTGGAAGTCCTAATTTTATTACACCTGAGACATTTTGCTTCTTAAGCGGTATCACAGCCAACATGCTGACAATGGGAAAATTTCCTTATGCCGATCAGAAAAACAGCAAATGCATAGTACTATGGGGGCATAATCCGTCCGCTTCCAATTTTATGGCTGCTGAAAGAATAAAACATGGGGTAGAAAACGGATCAAAACTTATTGTCATAGATCCCCGTAAAATTCCTCTTGCAAAAAATGCCGATATTTTTGCACAGATACGACCGGGAACCGATTGTGCCTTAGCCCTTGCTCTTACTAAAATAATTATAGAAGAAGAACTCTATGATAAACAATTTGTAGAAAAATGGACTTCCGGCTTTGATCAATTGAAGGAACACATAAAAAATTACGATATAAAAGAGGCTTCAAAAATAACATGGATTCCGCAAAAAACGATTGGAAACATCGCTCGTACCTATGCTTCAACAAAACCGGCTTCTATAGTACAAGGCACAAACTCACTCGATCAGCATCCCAGCGGATTTCAAAATAACAGGGCGCTTGCAATTCTTGAAACCATAACAGGTAATATCGATGTTCCCGGAGGACATCTGATTTCAGGGGCATTTCCAAATTTTGCAGAATTAAGACTGCCGGCTCTCTTAAAGGGGAAAAATATCGGTAATGAAAAATTTCCACTCTTTGCCGGTGATTGGACGGGTCAGGGCATGTTGATACCTGATATGATACTGACAGGCAAGCCACATCCCATGAAGGGCCTGATGATTAATGCTTCCAACCCTGTTTTAACCTGGCCTAATTCAAGTAAAGTGAAAAAAGCATTGAGTAGTCTTGATTTTCTGGCAGTGATAACCACGGTTCCGACTGAAACATCGGAATTGGCAGATTTGGTTTTGCCCGGAGCAAGCTATCTCGAAAGAACAGAGATTTGGGATGGGCCCCTCTTGGGTTCAATGGGTTATATGAGTCTTAGAAACAAAGTTGCCGAATATCATGAATGCTGGTCTAATGTTAAATTCTGGCTCAAGCTGGCAAAATATATGGGTTATGAAGAATATTTTCCGTGGCAAGATGATAATGAAGTATTTAAATTTGTTTTCAAAGATACGGGTGTCAATCTTGACGAACATTTAGGCAAATCGAATTTTATTCCATACGGCGGAGAATTAAAATATAAAACATATGAAGAAACCGGATTTCCTACACCTACAGGAAAGATCGAGCTTGTTTCTACAATAATGCAAAGCGTAGGTTTTGATGCTTTACCGAGTTTTATCGAACCTCCTGAATCTCCAATAAGCGATCCTGAAACGGCAAAAGAATACCCTGTAATACTGACAACCGGCTCCAGGGTTTTACTATACACACACTCATCTTATCGTGAAGCATATTTAAAAGATAAAAAAGCTCCTGAACCGTATGCTGAGATTCATCCTGCAACTGCCGGATATTATGGTATCGGTGATGGAGAAGTAATTAATGTCGCGACCAAAAGAGGTGAGATTCAAATTAAGGCCAGACTGACCGAAGACATTTTGCCGCATGTTATCAACATACCGCATGCCTGGGCTAACAGTAATGTAAATCTTCTTACGGATGAAAAATCAGCAGATCCGGTTACCGGTTATCCGGCGCTTAAGGCTTTGTTGTGCAAAATAAAACCGTTCGGCGGGGTATAA
- a CDS encoding SDR family oxidoreductase, giving the protein MSNKESSLFVVTGAASGMGKASAQRLGRRGRVLLADINAKQLDQVAKQLISEGIEAKKQVCNVMDEQSVCLLAKTAKSLGQVSGIVNAAGISPSMTTDWKKMLSVDLIGTALILREFLPLIAPGGAAVCIASIASRILKNDPEIDAILDNPQDHDFLKRIEPFLSISLPSTEVNPKSGAAYILAKRGVIRLCEKLAPLWAKHGARIVSVSPGTIDTPMGRQELDNLAYMRESIEMTPMRRVGKPEEIASVVDFLCSEDASFITGCDLLVDGGYTAAMTHLNTLQI; this is encoded by the coding sequence ATGAGTAATAAGGAATCATCTTTATTTGTGGTGACAGGTGCCGCAAGTGGAATGGGCAAAGCTTCTGCGCAACGTCTGGGAAGGCGAGGCAGAGTTTTATTGGCTGACATTAATGCCAAACAACTCGATCAGGTAGCCAAACAGTTAATATCGGAAGGTATTGAAGCTAAGAAACAGGTATGTAATGTCATGGATGAACAGTCCGTATGTTTGTTGGCAAAGACTGCCAAATCACTGGGACAAGTGAGCGGGATTGTAAATGCTGCCGGTATTTCTCCGTCAATGACCACGGACTGGAAAAAGATGTTATCCGTTGATCTCATCGGTACAGCACTTATCCTAAGAGAGTTTTTGCCTTTAATAGCACCCGGAGGTGCAGCGGTATGTATTGCATCGATTGCTTCGCGTATTTTAAAAAACGATCCTGAGATAGATGCTATACTTGATAATCCGCAGGATCACGATTTTTTGAAACGCATAGAACCTTTTCTTTCAATATCTCTACCATCAACCGAAGTTAACCCCAAAAGCGGTGCAGCATACATTCTTGCAAAACGAGGGGTTATACGTTTGTGTGAGAAACTTGCTCCTTTGTGGGCTAAGCATGGAGCCAGGATAGTTTCTGTTTCTCCCGGTACAATAGATACACCCATGGGAAGACAGGAATTGGATAATTTAGCATATATGAGGGAATCGATTGAAATGACACCTATGCGTCGGGTTGGCAAACCTGAAGAGATTGCCTCTGTAGTCGATTTTCTATGCAGTGAAGATGCGTCCTTTATAACCGGATGCGATTTGTTAGTTGATGGTGGATATACTGCCGCCATGACTCACTTGAATACACTTCAAATCTGA
- a CDS encoding DUF1329 domain-containing protein, with protein MKQMKIIKNVIFSLCLLLVLISYGDTVQAKDLPKVIDKTNCAQYKDLLIPAMYRAVERSDFVITPGKINFIFKHTDSFLTASVKNEGKFDITPKGDLIDKQTGKYPENIYGYPFPEIDFKDPKAGTKIIYNFDFQRYRFTGSRERIRIMWIDKVGEERYIQGLDQRLYMNGRLPGQEIHNPDKFLTLEFQRVLEPMSLKGTNTMANIYMDPRQDSNYAYVPAIRRVRQTGSTTRSDPYMGSDSWLDSNFLWSGKTSSMEWKYIGEKTVLVPFTSPDILPVQELPDGRMSRAYPYTDTHIKFGYEDPKWEGASWAPLNITYVPRKVWIVEQIPKDPYYNWGLHINYIDQETNVIWYKEVFEKSGDFRTWVSLLMHYSETPSGKNNTGDWDCQIGIDEKIRHSTTTNRSAHPEAFLYMPASKLDPSYFSVSNFLMLSK; from the coding sequence AGACCAACTGCGCACAATACAAAGATCTTTTAATTCCTGCTATGTATCGTGCAGTTGAAAGGAGCGATTTTGTTATTACACCTGGCAAAATAAACTTCATATTCAAACATACAGATAGCTTTCTTACTGCAAGTGTAAAAAATGAAGGGAAGTTTGACATAACTCCCAAGGGAGATTTGATCGATAAACAGACTGGAAAATATCCGGAAAATATTTACGGCTACCCTTTTCCTGAAATTGATTTTAAAGATCCCAAGGCCGGAACAAAAATCATATATAATTTTGATTTTCAGAGATACCGTTTTACCGGTTCAAGAGAACGTATCCGTATTATGTGGATAGACAAAGTAGGTGAGGAACGCTATATCCAGGGCTTGGATCAACGACTATATATGAATGGCCGGCTACCGGGTCAGGAAATACATAATCCTGATAAATTTCTGACCTTGGAATTTCAAAGAGTATTGGAGCCGATGAGCCTCAAAGGCACAAATACTATGGCCAACATTTATATGGACCCAAGACAAGACAGTAATTATGCTTATGTGCCCGCAATTCGTAGGGTTCGACAAACCGGCTCTACAACAAGGTCGGACCCCTATATGGGATCTGATTCATGGTTGGATTCTAATTTCTTGTGGAGTGGCAAAACATCCTCTATGGAATGGAAATATATCGGCGAGAAAACAGTACTTGTTCCATTTACCAGTCCCGATATTCTTCCCGTACAGGAATTGCCGGATGGAAGAATGTCCAGGGCATATCCCTACACCGACACACACATAAAATTCGGATATGAAGATCCAAAATGGGAAGGAGCATCCTGGGCACCTCTCAATATTACTTACGTTCCAAGAAAAGTATGGATTGTAGAGCAGATACCTAAAGATCCATATTATAATTGGGGATTGCACATTAATTATATTGATCAGGAAACTAATGTTATATGGTACAAAGAAGTATTCGAAAAATCAGGTGATTTTCGTACTTGGGTCTCACTTTTGATGCATTATAGTGAGACGCCAAGCGGCAAAAATAACACAGGTGATTGGGATTGCCAGATTGGTATTGATGAAAAAATTCGCCATTCAACAACCACAAATCGATCAGCACACCCGGAAGCATTCTTATATATGCCTGCTTCAAAACTTGACCCTAGTTATTTTAGTGTGAGTAATTTTTTAATGTTATCGAAATAA